Proteins encoded within one genomic window of Esox lucius isolate fEsoLuc1 chromosome 12, fEsoLuc1.pri, whole genome shotgun sequence:
- the LOC105013967 gene encoding tumor protein p53-inducible nuclear protein 2 isoform X2 has product MFQALSSLFFGEVEEVSAEINGPKPCLSEADEEGWMLVNLPGETDSATMEEGGIEARSTAELIPQDSQPNPTHTPSKTEHPALTAARHQSRRRTHKARSRAATALVSSDPFSAPPGASLLAAGVPTAVSFKRRARLSTPSTSSVSPGSSGSERGCMDESWFVTPPPCFNAEGATAESSPMEDLLIEHPSMSVYVSPGNLSMISNGNLSVVGEESIASLMGSVSRVAEPNAAPAARNTIPTRATRGAAAQAGTLAKVTQVARVQRGKARTERRHLGCNRIQRQNRTREQVTRHGARTRNAYLHQPCQRSVCH; this is encoded by the exons ATGTTCCAAGCTCTCAGCAGCCTGTTTTtcggggaggtggaggaggtgtccGCTGAGATCAATGGGCCTAAGCCCTGTTTGTCCGAGGCTGACGAGGAGGGGTGGATGCTGGTCAACCTGCCCG GGGAAACTGATTCTGCGACAATGGAAGAGGGGGGCATAGAGGCTCGTTCGACAGCGGAGTTGATACCCCAGGACAGTCAACCGAATCCCACGCACACACCCTCAAAAACAGAGCACCCCGCCCTTACGGCCGCCCGACATCAGAGCCGTCGCCGGACTCACAAAGCTCGTTCGCGAGCGGCGACGGCGCTGGTGTCGTCGGACCCCTTCTCGGCTCCCCCCGGTGCTAGTTTGTTAGCCGCCGGCGTTCCGACAGCCGTGTCCTTTAAAAGGCGGGCCAGgctctccaccccctccacctcatCTGTGTCCCCTGGCAGTAGTGGGTCGGAGAGAGGATGCATGGATGAGAGCTGGTTCGTTACCCCTCCCCCCTGTTTCAATGCAGAGGGAGCCACGGCGGAGTCCAGCCCCATGGAGGACCTGCTGATTGAACACCCCAGCATGTCCGTCTACGTCTCCCCTGGCAACCTGTCCATGATCTCCAACGGCAACCTGTCCGTCGTTGGGGAAGAGAGCATTGCCAGTCTGATGGGCAGCGTGAG CAGGGTGGCAGAACCGAATGCGGCGCCGGCCGCACGCAACACCATACCAACCAGGGCGACCAGAGGAGCAGCCGCCCAGGCTGGAACCCTGGCCAAGGTTACCCAGGTAGCCCGCGTCCAGAGGGGCAAGGCCCGCACTGAGAGGCGCCACCTGGGATGCAACCGCATCCAGCGCCAGAACCGCACCAGGGAGCAGGTCACCCGCCACGGAGCCCGCACTAGAAATGCCTACCTGCACCAGCCCTGCCAGCGTAGCGTCTGCCACTGA
- the LOC105013967 gene encoding uncharacterized protein LOC105013967 isoform X1, whose translation MSVCVCLCFHVMKHQPAWLLPFCLPHFRPNRSALHLNPPTPPLPTLIMCPGETDSATMEEGGIEARSTAELIPQDSQPNPTHTPSKTEHPALTAARHQSRRRTHKARSRAATALVSSDPFSAPPGASLLAAGVPTAVSFKRRARLSTPSTSSVSPGSSGSERGCMDESWFVTPPPCFNAEGATAESSPMEDLLIEHPSMSVYVSPGNLSMISNGNLSVVGEESIASLMGSVSRVAEPNAAPAARNTIPTRATRGAAAQAGTLAKVTQVARVQRGKARTERRHLGCNRIQRQNRTREQVTRHGARTRNAYLHQPCQRSVCH comes from the exons atgtctgtgtgcgtgtgcctgTGCTTCCATGTAATGAAACACCAACCTGCATGGCTTCTTCCATTCTGCCTTCCCCATTTCCGCCCTAACCGATCCGCGCTCCACTTAAATCCGCCAACCCCTCCTCTGCCGACCTTGATCATGTGCCCAGGGGAAACTGATTCTGCGACAATGGAAGAGGGGGGCATAGAGGCTCGTTCGACAGCGGAGTTGATACCCCAGGACAGTCAACCGAATCCCACGCACACACCCTCAAAAACAGAGCACCCCGCCCTTACGGCCGCCCGACATCAGAGCCGTCGCCGGACTCACAAAGCTCGTTCGCGAGCGGCGACGGCGCTGGTGTCGTCGGACCCCTTCTCGGCTCCCCCCGGTGCTAGTTTGTTAGCCGCCGGCGTTCCGACAGCCGTGTCCTTTAAAAGGCGGGCCAGgctctccaccccctccacctcatCTGTGTCCCCTGGCAGTAGTGGGTCGGAGAGAGGATGCATGGATGAGAGCTGGTTCGTTACCCCTCCCCCCTGTTTCAATGCAGAGGGAGCCACGGCGGAGTCCAGCCCCATGGAGGACCTGCTGATTGAACACCCCAGCATGTCCGTCTACGTCTCCCCTGGCAACCTGTCCATGATCTCCAACGGCAACCTGTCCGTCGTTGGGGAAGAGAGCATTGCCAGTCTGATGGGCAGCGTGAG CAGGGTGGCAGAACCGAATGCGGCGCCGGCCGCACGCAACACCATACCAACCAGGGCGACCAGAGGAGCAGCCGCCCAGGCTGGAACCCTGGCCAAGGTTACCCAGGTAGCCCGCGTCCAGAGGGGCAAGGCCCGCACTGAGAGGCGCCACCTGGGATGCAACCGCATCCAGCGCCAGAACCGCACCAGGGAGCAGGTCACCCGCCACGGAGCCCGCACTAGAAATGCCTACCTGCACCAGCCCTGCCAGCGTAGCGTCTGCCACTGA
- the LOC105013967 gene encoding tumor protein p53-inducible nuclear protein 2 isoform X3: MFQALSSLFFGEVEEVSAEINGPKPCLSEADEEGWMLVNLPEGATAESSPMEDLLIEHPSMSVYVSPGNLSMISNGNLSVVGEESIASLMGSVSRVAEPNAAPAARNTIPTRATRGAAAQAGTLAKVTQVARVQRGKARTERRHLGCNRIQRQNRTREQVTRHGARTRNAYLHQPCQRSVCH, from the exons ATGTTCCAAGCTCTCAGCAGCCTGTTTTtcggggaggtggaggaggtgtccGCTGAGATCAATGGGCCTAAGCCCTGTTTGTCCGAGGCTGACGAGGAGGGGTGGATGCTGGTCAACCTGCCCG AGGGAGCCACGGCGGAGTCCAGCCCCATGGAGGACCTGCTGATTGAACACCCCAGCATGTCCGTCTACGTCTCCCCTGGCAACCTGTCCATGATCTCCAACGGCAACCTGTCCGTCGTTGGGGAAGAGAGCATTGCCAGTCTGATGGGCAGCGTGAG CAGGGTGGCAGAACCGAATGCGGCGCCGGCCGCACGCAACACCATACCAACCAGGGCGACCAGAGGAGCAGCCGCCCAGGCTGGAACCCTGGCCAAGGTTACCCAGGTAGCCCGCGTCCAGAGGGGCAAGGCCCGCACTGAGAGGCGCCACCTGGGATGCAACCGCATCCAGCGCCAGAACCGCACCAGGGAGCAGGTCACCCGCCACGGAGCCCGCACTAGAAATGCCTACCTGCACCAGCCCTGCCAGCGTAGCGTCTGCCACTGA